The following is a genomic window from Labeo rohita strain BAU-BD-2019 chromosome 11, IGBB_LRoh.1.0, whole genome shotgun sequence.
ttaaacagtatcttaatgatactaaaatagcactgtttttttccaaaatacttaaaaatatataaaatatatgtttgcCCAGCAGTGAATGTGTGATGACTGCCACCCTGTGACTGATCTGAGAACAGCAGGAAAACACCACATATGATGAGCTGTTATGAGTTTGTAATGCTGCACATTCACCTTCTCAGCATCATAAGCACATCTATCTACTGCTTCCTGCTTGATTAGACTCACTGATTGATGAGCTGGAATCACTGTCACTGTAATCAATTCCACACAAGAAGAGAAACAGGACATTcctttaagaaaaaacaaatgcatttattacaatCTATAACAGACAGAGACATTTAAAAGTGCAgcactgacagacagacacacattCACATACAAACATATTCACAACCGCTGATTtcagcacaaaaataaaaaagaattcaAGTATTCAGTCTGGCCACAGCAAGGAATTCAGAGTCCTTTCATCACTAACGTAAGGCAGGTATGGCCTGATGGGCTGGTCATATTGTCTGATGGGTTGGTCACATGTGCACTGATGGGCTGGCCACATGTGCTCTGATGGGCTGGTCACATGTGCTCTGATGGGCTGGCCACATGTGCTCTGATGGGCTGGTCACATGTGCTCTGATGGGCTGGCCACATGTGCTCTGATGGGCAGGTCACATGTGCTCTGATGGGCTGGCCACATGTGCTCTGATGGGCAGGTCACATGTGCTCTGATGGGCTGGCCACATGTGCTCTGATGGGCTGGCCACATGTGCACTGATGGGCTGGCCACATGTGCTCTGATGGGCTGGTCACATGTGCTCTGATGGGCTGGCCACATGTGCTCTGATGGGCTGGTCACATGTGCTCTGATGGGCTGGCCACATGTGCTCTGATGGGCAGGTCACATGTGCTCTGATGGGCTGGCCACATGTGCTCTGATGGGCTGGCCACATGTGCACATGCTCTGATGGGCTGGTCACATGTGCTCTGTTGGGCTGCTGGATGGGCCCACATGTGCTCTGATGGGCTGGTCACATGTGCTCTGATGGGCTGGCCACATGTGCTCTGATGGGCTGGTCACATGTGCTCTGATGGGCTGGCCACATGTGCTCTGATGGGCTGGCCACATGTGCTCTGATGGGCTGGTCACATGTGCTCTGATGGGCTGGCCACATGTGCTCTGATGGGCAGGTCACATGTGCTCTGATGGGCTGGCCACATGTGCTCTGATGGGCTGGTCACATGTGATGGGCTCACATGTATGGGGCTGGCCACATGTGCTCTGATGGGCAGGCCACGTGCACTGATAGGTTGGTCACATGCTCTGATGGGCTGGTCACATGTGCTCTGTTGGGCAGGTCACATGTGCTCTGATGGGCAGGCCACATGCACTGATAGGTTGGTCACATGCTCTGATGGGCTGGTCACATGTACTCTGATGGGCTGGTCACTTGCTCTGATGGACCGGCGTGTGTCACAGTGTTCAGATGTGGACATCTCAGTGACGTCACTCATCACCACGGCTCTCGTCTCAACGCAGGACTCATGGGTGGATCTGTGTTCGTGATTCTCCAGTCTGATATTCCTTCACAATCTTCTCCAGCTCTTCTAAACACGGGCTGATCGCTCGCCTCGACACAGGAGCCATTTTGAACCTACggacaacaaaaacacaagaatcagacgAGTGAAAGCCGACTGACGATATCTCAGGACTGCacgattcatcaaaataaaacccAAAGTGTGTGGCTTGATTAGTTTGCAGTACATGAGCTCCATCCAGGAgtcataaatgtgttttcttcacaagttttctgtttatttgttttaaagctCACATTTTAAGTTCCACAAACCTGCGCAGCAGTTCTCGGGCTCTCCGCGCAGCGGGTTTGTGTTTCTGCAGTGCCGCGGCACAGAACGCCGCTAGCGTGTTGTAGCAGTGCTCTCGCAGTGCATTATGGGTGCTGGTCTCCCACTGCGGGAGTTCACTGGTGTACCGGCACGCCGCCTGAACGAACTCCAGCAGCTTCTCCCAGTCAGCATTCTGCAGGAGCAAACGGCCTCCGTCCTGACACGAGCGCTGCACAAACAACCACATCACACTTCATCAACaacacataaaaaacaacaaaaaacagaatttagagtttagaataattaccatttttaatgttttcaaagtCTCTTCTGTctagcaaggctgcattttaaattgtgaaatattattgcagtttaataaaatagctgttttccatGATcgctgtgatcaaatctgaattttcagcatcattactccagtcttcagtgtcacatgatccttcaaaaatcattctaatatgctgatttgctgctcaacaaatatttatgattattagcaatgttgaaaacagttgtgctgcacaatatttatGCAGAAACCATGATATATGACCAGTGAAATCCTtggaggaagaaaaaaataatacttttattcaccaaggacaagaaaattgatcaaaagtgacagtaaagacattttaatgtgacaaaagatttccatttcaaataaatgctgatcttttgaactttctattcatctgtgaatcctgaacaATAAAGTGcacagtttacaaaaaaatattgtgcagcacaactgttttcaacattgctaataatcataaatgtttgttgagcagcaaatcagcatattagaatgatttctgaaggatcatgtgacactgaagactggagtaatgatgctgaaaattcagctgcgcatcacagaaataaattacagtttaacccttattcacatagaaaacagcggTTTTAAATCgctataatatatttatttttactgcatttttgaacaaataaatgcaaccttgatgggcagaagagacttttttaaacgTTAATAGTTTTCCAATCTTTGCTCAGCAGTGTGCAAACAatctattataattattgtcgTTGTAATAGTGATTTTTTCTCACCTTGAAGGCCATCAGGTGTGGACGGGCTTTCCTATAGCAGTGGGCGTCCCGGTTGGAGGCGAGGCGGGAGTACGGGATGGATCTGTAGACGCTGGTCTTCTTCTGATGCAGATCCTCCAGTAAGAGCTTGAGGTCAGATGTGAGTGAGCCGGACGCCATCTGGACAGACTGAGAGCGTGAAGAGACACTTCAACAACAGCAAACGGCAGAATCATCAGACACCAGCGTAACTACCGTATCTACGTACGAACACAGGTTTGGTCTCACCTGCTCGGCGAGCAGAAGACTGTTGAGCAGCTGTTTGGAGACGGACGTCTCACACGCGTCCAGACCGTCTCTGGTCCGGCGTCTCCCTGAACCTGCGTCCACTTCAGAGACAGAAGAGCATTTATGAGCACCGACGTCACGATACACAGACACGCAAACACACGGATCATACGGTTACTCACACGCGTGTCCGTGTCTCACGCCGCAGCCGTGCGTCCTGTGTCTCGCACCGAGGGACAGACGGGAACACAAGATATCCATGTAGGATCTTCTCAAACGTCCTGTGGGGGGAAAATTCTGCGTGAGATTTAAAAGCTTTTGATGAAGGAAAGTGATGAAGATGTGTGTGAGTAAAGACATCAGTGATTTTAATGAAACCATGAAAGACCTTAAAGACAATCCTCATCTTCTTTATGACTGCAGACAGAAGTTGCAGCTTCATATATGAAAGTTAGTTATTGTTTGTAAAGACTGGATAAGAactgttaaaaatcatttaatggAGATCAGACTCAGAAACTGAACTGGAAACAAtcataaatcaatatattgaactgaactgaactgaataatgacataattgtatttttagagctgctttCCAGCAGAATCTCAATTTGCTCAGTTATTTCTGTTgttttcctgtttgtttttacgtgaagctgctttgaaacaatctgtatcTGTATAAATCACTatagaaaaaaatgtgactTGACTAAATTGACTCCAGAATGATCTCGTAAGATGGTATTAACTTCCCTGACTGTTAACAAACTATCAAACATCATGATATGAAAAATATCATCAAATGAATGTAATAATTTCAGCGGTGATATCACAGTAACAGCTGCACTGACGAACTGGATCACATTTCCTCTGGGTTTTGTTGTCTGAactatgatgatgatgatgatgatgttgttcTCACCTGTGATTTTGGCCTGTGGTTCTGGGATCTCCATTAACACTGATCTGTGATCAGACTCATCTGCCATTTTAAACTCTTTCTTCTCTTCCTGCAGGAATGGCGCGATAATGCCTCAGTTTTTCAATGTAAAACTAATATAACCTTTAGGATCGCCTCTTAAAAGAGCGTTGAACGCTAAAGGAGCAAAAACACTAAAGaacatcaataaataaatcaataaacacTGATGAACAACAGAGAAAAGTTTCAGTTGGCGCCGAGAGCGCGCGCTCAGCACTCATTCATTTCGCCAGATCCCGCCCACAGCATTTAGCGCGCGGGCGGGGCTTCCATTCGTGCGCTCTGATTGGTTCAATGCTGTGAGGcgtgattctgattggttggaCGTCAGTGTTGTGCCGTAGAAGCTCTGGATCGACTAAACTGTGAGTTTAAGgctttaattttaaattca
Proteins encoded in this region:
- the LOC127173533 gene encoding uncharacterized protein LOC127173533, encoding MADESDHRSVLMEIPEPQAKITGRLRRSYMDILCSRLSLGARHRTHGCGVRHGHALDAGSGRRRTRDGLDACETSVSKQLLNSLLLAEQSVQMASGSLTSDLKLLLEDLHQKKTSVYRSIPYSRLASNRDAHCYRKARPHLMAFKRSCQDGGRLLLQNADWEKLLEFVQAACRYTSELPQWETSTHNALREHCYNTLAAFCAAALQKHKPAARRARELLRRFKMAPVSRRAISPCLEELEKIVKEYQTGESRTQIHP